A stretch of the Lolium perenne isolate Kyuss_39 chromosome 3, Kyuss_2.0, whole genome shotgun sequence genome encodes the following:
- the LOC127338128 gene encoding uncharacterized protein, giving the protein MAAGPTMHKPRAKSLWLLVRRMLCRGSKPHRPTAGASAGDGGDNYGGEKSSLLGRSGSLEELLGSDGAGLHASVKKDVQHVLLPDHRQRQPADVARPEATLTVSSSARAGGAAMQQYRRFVFGGFRRRLMMRRQWRPMLVAIPE; this is encoded by the coding sequence ATGGCCGCCGGGCCGACGATGCACAAGCCGAGGGCCAAGAGCCTGTGGCTGCTGGTGCGCCGGATGCTCTGCCGCGGCAGCAAGCCGCACAGACCAACTGCCGGTGCGTCGGCCGGAGACGGAGGAGACAACTACGGCGGGGAGAAGAGCAGCCTGCTCGGCCGAAGCGGGTCCCTGGAGGAGCTCCTGGGGTCGGACGGCGCCGGCCTCCATGCCAGCGTGAAGAAAGATGTGCAGCACGTCCTGCTGCCTGACCACCGGCAACGGCAGCCGGCGGACGTGGCTCGCCCGGAGGCCACGCTGACCGTGTCGTCGTCGGCGCGTGCTGGCGGTGCGGCCATGCAGCAGTACCGGAGGTTCGTCTTCGGCGGGTTCCGGCGGCGGCTCATGATGCGGCGGCAGTGGCGGCCGATGCTCGTCGCCATCCCGGAGTGA